The DNA segment GACTTGAACTGTCATATTCTCCCATTGGAACCGCTAAACTCCCAATAAGATCAACAGAAAAACCAGGTTGATACCGGATTATTTGTGGGATGTTCATAATGGCTTTTGGACCAATAATATTGATACCCAATTGCAACATAGGGTCTCCATATCCCCTAGCTGTTGTATTCGTGCTAAACCCATTTATAGAGGTGGTGCTGGATATTCTTCCCATTGGCATCAGTACCGAAACCATTGCTGAACGTTTCAATAAAGGCAACATTTTTGCATAACCAGCCATTGTCATTGTCGCTTCGAAATTAGCACCCGGAACAACTTTATATGTTGGGTCGAAAGGATTTGCATTCCCACCCATTGAGGAGCCAATAACAGGAACGGCATTGGTTCCCATTAATCCTTTCCAATAGAATCTGGGGCCATCGCCTTGTGCTTGAGTTGTTATGGAAAAACACATTATAACTATGAAAATAATAATGGAAAAATTCTTTACATAAATGGTGCTAAGAGCAGCTATACTATTTCTCATAATAATTACTTTGATGTTTTTATTAATTCTACTGGAGGTGTGTACTGACGCTTGTTGATAAGCGGAGGATAACCTGCATCCACAGGGAATCTAGCAGGAAGAACGTCATAGACGCCCTCAAAAGGAGAACGACTCGGCAAGATTACATTGTTTTTCTTCACATAATCTTCCCACAACCCAATCATTTCTTTCAATTTGGTTGGATTCGCTGCTGCGAGGTCTTTTCTTTCCGAAGGATCTTTGGCCACATTGAATAATTCCCAGTCCGATTTACCAAAAGGAGCATATTCCCAACGCAGTTTCCAGTCTCCTTGGCGCAAAGCACGATTACCAAAAAGTTCCCAAGCCAAATAATCATTTGAATTACGAGGAGATTCAGCCTCACCAGCTAGAACTTTTGTCCAAGATTTACCAATCATAGGAGGCAATTCTTTGCCATTGTGTGTTTTGGGATATGATGTTCCAGTGATGTCAAGTAGTGTAGGCATAATATCGGCTATTGACATCAATCCGTTGTTGATACTTCCTTTTGCTCGTTTGTTGACAGGCCCACTTACAATAAGTGCATTTCGCACGCCTCCTTCGCCAAGCCAACCTTTGTACTGACTAAAAGGAGTCATGGAAGCCTGTGCCCAACCCGGACCATAGCCCACATACGAACCAGGTTCGCCCCAAGCATTCACGTTGTTGTTCGACCATTTCGATGCAAAAAACAAGGAATTAAGCGAGCCGGGTTGA comes from the Flavobacterium limnophilum genome and includes:
- a CDS encoding transporter — its product is MRNSIAALSTIYVKNFSIIIFIVIMCFSITTQAQGDGPRFYWKGLMGTNAVPVIGSSMGGNANPFDPTYKVVPGANFEATMTMAGYAKMLPLLKRSAMVSVLMPMGRISSTTSINGFSTNTTARGYGDPMLQLGINIIGPKAIMNIPQIIRYQPGFSVDLIGSLAVPMGEYDSSSPVNIGQNRWYGRVGAPVVWQIGAWVPGKRTTFEFLPAIWFFSDNNNFMGQKMETKPMYQLEAHLTHDFMEKFWGSLDAISYSGGQATVDGVEGNELNNVGVGGTLGYHINDNIQMNISYSSSVNDSQPTDLKMDGFRVTLICGWHSLVEGMNRLKESH
- a CDS encoding sulfatase-like hydrolase/transferase — protein: MSDSANLAERMWFIPDYSVLAPASRAVVGRKMELYAGLMENLDFHIGELIAHLKEIGEYENTIFIVFGDNGAEGNDLGAMIAGQPGSLNSLFFASKWSNNNVNAWGEPGSYVGYGPGWAQASMTPFSQYKGWLGEGGVRNALIVSGPVNKRAKGSINNGLMSIADIMPTLLDITGTSYPKTHNGKELPPMIGKSWTKVLAGEAESPRNSNDYLAWELFGNRALRQGDWKLRWEYAPFGKSDWELFNVAKDPSERKDLAAANPTKLKEMIGLWEDYVKKNNVILPSRSPFEGVYDVLPARFPVDAGYPPLINKRQYTPPVELIKTSK